One window of Macrococcus sp. 19Msa1099 genomic DNA carries:
- the mobB gene encoding molybdopterin-guanine dinucleotide biosynthesis protein B, producing MVKVLQVVGFKKSGKTTTMNRIIKQLKTLDYEVSVIKHHGEIGGQEIDIPRTRDHITYIENGADESIVQGYAYIHKLRKNESIELQTIIDEEVTCKDIVLVEGYKQAHYDKIVLYNNAEDKEMLSQLQNIKLMVDTSVDSEQVIKKFIQSWVGDTRETI from the coding sequence ATGGTAAAAGTATTGCAAGTCGTTGGATTTAAAAAGTCTGGAAAAACAACAACGATGAATCGTATTATTAAGCAATTGAAAACACTCGATTATGAAGTGTCTGTTATTAAACATCACGGTGAAATTGGTGGACAGGAAATAGATATTCCAAGAACTCGTGATCATATAACATATATAGAGAACGGAGCAGATGAAAGCATCGTCCAGGGATATGCGTATATTCATAAGCTAAGAAAGAATGAATCGATTGAACTCCAGACTATTATCGATGAAGAAGTAACGTGTAAGGATATTGTGCTAGTAGAAGGTTATAAGCAGGCACATTACGATAAAATTGTGCTTTACAACAATGCTGAAGATAAAGAGATGCTATCTCAGTTACAAAATATTAAACTGATGGTAGATACATCCGTTGATAGTGAACAAGTGATAAAGAAATTCATACAAAGTTGGGTAGGTGATACACGTGAAACAATTTGA